From Scatophagus argus isolate fScaArg1 chromosome 10, fScaArg1.pri, whole genome shotgun sequence, a single genomic window includes:
- the dlk2 gene encoding protein delta homolog 2 isoform X2 — MLRRFRMKVLVVLAAADMSSARAAAVLLLSYCVLVVPPCRGQGSDCSCKDTNSRCDESGVCRCDPGWDGERCERCVPMPGCLHGSCEQPWQCSCEPGWGGRFCDKDLFVCSQRPPCQNGATCVMEDSGEYTCVCPEGFHGRDCQLKTGPCHQRRSPCKNGGLCDDADGFAAEFTCRCLAGFTGPRCETDVDDCLMRPCANGATCLDGINRFSCLCPAGFTGRFCTINLDDCVSQPCLNAGRCLDRAGGFHCVCQPGYTGAICETAPRGHEDREPGWEGVDGGVRTHLTTGAKNQRNSITVSSNSSRHDNWLLKVTVSERGATGLSEDQLIILLVLAGMTLGVVVMTAVFVLQGRCRSCGHTPCWVLTSSPSSSSSSSQQRGEKSNRRGRPDEQECRISFLNVAESEKKKLNSDVI, encoded by the exons ATGTTGAGGAGGTTTCGGATGAAG gTCCTCGTCGTCCTTGCGGCCGCCGACATGTCTTCAGCCAGAGCTGCAGCCGTCCTTCTGCTGAGCTACTGTGTCCTCGTCGTCCCGCCCTGCAGAGGTCAAG GAAGTGACTGCAGCTGTAAAGACACCAACAGTCGCTGTGACGAGTCGGGAGTCTGCAG gtgtgaCCCCGGCTGGGACGGCGAGCGTTGCGAGCGCTGCGTGCCGATGCCCGGCTGCCTTCACGGCTCCTGTGAGCAGCCCTGGCAGTGCAGCTGCGAGCCGGGCTGGGGAGGCCGCTTCTGCGACAAAG ACCTGTTCGTGTGCTCGCAGCGGCCGCCGTGTCAGAACGGAGCGACTTGTGTGATGGAGGACAGCGGCGAATACACCTGTGTGTGCCCTGAAGGTTTCCACGGCCGAGACTGTCAGCTGAAGACGGGACCGTGTCACCAGAGGAG GTCTCCCTGTAAAAATGGCGGACTGTGTGACGACGCTGACGGCTTCGCGGCAGAGTTTACGTGTCGCTGCCTGGCCGGCTTCACGGGGCCACGCTGTGAGACTGACGTGGACGACTGCCTGATGAGGCCGTGTGCTAACGGCGCCACCTGCCTGGATGGCATCAACCGCTTCTCATGCCTCTGCCCCGCCGGTTTCACCGGACGCTTCTGCACCATCAACCTGGATGACTGCGTCAGCCAGCCCTGCCTCAATGCCGGCCGCTGCCTCGACCGTGCCGGTGGCTTCCACTGCGTCTGCCAGCCTGGCTACACCGGAGCCATCTGTGAAACGGCGCCAAGGGGCCACGAAGACCGCGAGCCGGGGTGGGAGGGAGTAGACGGCGGGGTCAGAACTCACCTGACCACTGGGGCTAAGAACCAGAGGAACAGCATCACTGTCAGCAGTAACAGCAGTCGCCATGACAACTGGCTTCTTAAAGTGACAGTGAGCGAACGCGGCGCCACCGGCCTATCGGAGGACCAGCTCATCATCCTGCTGGTGCTGGCGGGGATGACGCTCGGCGTGGTGGTGATGACTGCTGTCTTTGTACTGCAGGGTCGCTGCAGGAGCTGTGGCCACACCCCTTGCTGGGTGCTGacatcatctccatcatcttcatcatcatcatcccagcagagaggagagaagagcaaCCGACGAGGGCGGCCAGACGAGCAGGAGTGTCGGATCAGCTTCCTGAACGTAGCAGaatcagagaagaagaaactgaacaGTGACGTCATATAG
- the dlk2 gene encoding protein delta homolog 2 isoform X1 has translation MMTARDALLKMPLSEPASPSHLSGVAMCLSTADKLTPGQRPTRLFLLFQVLVVLAAADMSSARAAAVLLLSYCVLVVPPCRGQGSDCSCKDTNSRCDESGVCRCDPGWDGERCERCVPMPGCLHGSCEQPWQCSCEPGWGGRFCDKDLFVCSQRPPCQNGATCVMEDSGEYTCVCPEGFHGRDCQLKTGPCHQRRSPCKNGGLCDDADGFAAEFTCRCLAGFTGPRCETDVDDCLMRPCANGATCLDGINRFSCLCPAGFTGRFCTINLDDCVSQPCLNAGRCLDRAGGFHCVCQPGYTGAICETAPRGHEDREPGWEGVDGGVRTHLTTGAKNQRNSITVSSNSSRHDNWLLKVTVSERGATGLSEDQLIILLVLAGMTLGVVVMTAVFVLQGRCRSCGHTPCWVLTSSPSSSSSSSQQRGEKSNRRGRPDEQECRISFLNVAESEKKKLNSDVI, from the exons ATGATGACAGCTCGAGACGCCCTGCTGAAGATGCCGCTGAGCGAGCCGGCGTCTCCGTCTCACCTTTCAGGAGTCGCCATGTGTTTATCTACTGCTGACAAACTGACTCCAGGTCAGAGACCAACGcgtctgtttcttctgtttcaggTCCTCGTCGTCCTTGCGGCCGCCGACATGTCTTCAGCCAGAGCTGCAGCCGTCCTTCTGCTGAGCTACTGTGTCCTCGTCGTCCCGCCCTGCAGAGGTCAAG GAAGTGACTGCAGCTGTAAAGACACCAACAGTCGCTGTGACGAGTCGGGAGTCTGCAG gtgtgaCCCCGGCTGGGACGGCGAGCGTTGCGAGCGCTGCGTGCCGATGCCCGGCTGCCTTCACGGCTCCTGTGAGCAGCCCTGGCAGTGCAGCTGCGAGCCGGGCTGGGGAGGCCGCTTCTGCGACAAAG ACCTGTTCGTGTGCTCGCAGCGGCCGCCGTGTCAGAACGGAGCGACTTGTGTGATGGAGGACAGCGGCGAATACACCTGTGTGTGCCCTGAAGGTTTCCACGGCCGAGACTGTCAGCTGAAGACGGGACCGTGTCACCAGAGGAG GTCTCCCTGTAAAAATGGCGGACTGTGTGACGACGCTGACGGCTTCGCGGCAGAGTTTACGTGTCGCTGCCTGGCCGGCTTCACGGGGCCACGCTGTGAGACTGACGTGGACGACTGCCTGATGAGGCCGTGTGCTAACGGCGCCACCTGCCTGGATGGCATCAACCGCTTCTCATGCCTCTGCCCCGCCGGTTTCACCGGACGCTTCTGCACCATCAACCTGGATGACTGCGTCAGCCAGCCCTGCCTCAATGCCGGCCGCTGCCTCGACCGTGCCGGTGGCTTCCACTGCGTCTGCCAGCCTGGCTACACCGGAGCCATCTGTGAAACGGCGCCAAGGGGCCACGAAGACCGCGAGCCGGGGTGGGAGGGAGTAGACGGCGGGGTCAGAACTCACCTGACCACTGGGGCTAAGAACCAGAGGAACAGCATCACTGTCAGCAGTAACAGCAGTCGCCATGACAACTGGCTTCTTAAAGTGACAGTGAGCGAACGCGGCGCCACCGGCCTATCGGAGGACCAGCTCATCATCCTGCTGGTGCTGGCGGGGATGACGCTCGGCGTGGTGGTGATGACTGCTGTCTTTGTACTGCAGGGTCGCTGCAGGAGCTGTGGCCACACCCCTTGCTGGGTGCTGacatcatctccatcatcttcatcatcatcatcccagcagagaggagagaagagcaaCCGACGAGGGCGGCCAGACGAGCAGGAGTGTCGGATCAGCTTCCTGAACGTAGCAGaatcagagaagaagaaactgaacaGTGACGTCATATAG
- the dlk2 gene encoding protein delta homolog 2 isoform X3, with amino-acid sequence MSSARAAAVLLLSYCVLVVPPCRGQGSDCSCKDTNSRCDESGVCRCDPGWDGERCERCVPMPGCLHGSCEQPWQCSCEPGWGGRFCDKDLFVCSQRPPCQNGATCVMEDSGEYTCVCPEGFHGRDCQLKTGPCHQRRSPCKNGGLCDDADGFAAEFTCRCLAGFTGPRCETDVDDCLMRPCANGATCLDGINRFSCLCPAGFTGRFCTINLDDCVSQPCLNAGRCLDRAGGFHCVCQPGYTGAICETAPRGHEDREPGWEGVDGGVRTHLTTGAKNQRNSITVSSNSSRHDNWLLKVTVSERGATGLSEDQLIILLVLAGMTLGVVVMTAVFVLQGRCRSCGHTPCWVLTSSPSSSSSSSQQRGEKSNRRGRPDEQECRISFLNVAESEKKKLNSDVI; translated from the exons ATGTCTTCAGCCAGAGCTGCAGCCGTCCTTCTGCTGAGCTACTGTGTCCTCGTCGTCCCGCCCTGCAGAGGTCAAG GAAGTGACTGCAGCTGTAAAGACACCAACAGTCGCTGTGACGAGTCGGGAGTCTGCAG gtgtgaCCCCGGCTGGGACGGCGAGCGTTGCGAGCGCTGCGTGCCGATGCCCGGCTGCCTTCACGGCTCCTGTGAGCAGCCCTGGCAGTGCAGCTGCGAGCCGGGCTGGGGAGGCCGCTTCTGCGACAAAG ACCTGTTCGTGTGCTCGCAGCGGCCGCCGTGTCAGAACGGAGCGACTTGTGTGATGGAGGACAGCGGCGAATACACCTGTGTGTGCCCTGAAGGTTTCCACGGCCGAGACTGTCAGCTGAAGACGGGACCGTGTCACCAGAGGAG GTCTCCCTGTAAAAATGGCGGACTGTGTGACGACGCTGACGGCTTCGCGGCAGAGTTTACGTGTCGCTGCCTGGCCGGCTTCACGGGGCCACGCTGTGAGACTGACGTGGACGACTGCCTGATGAGGCCGTGTGCTAACGGCGCCACCTGCCTGGATGGCATCAACCGCTTCTCATGCCTCTGCCCCGCCGGTTTCACCGGACGCTTCTGCACCATCAACCTGGATGACTGCGTCAGCCAGCCCTGCCTCAATGCCGGCCGCTGCCTCGACCGTGCCGGTGGCTTCCACTGCGTCTGCCAGCCTGGCTACACCGGAGCCATCTGTGAAACGGCGCCAAGGGGCCACGAAGACCGCGAGCCGGGGTGGGAGGGAGTAGACGGCGGGGTCAGAACTCACCTGACCACTGGGGCTAAGAACCAGAGGAACAGCATCACTGTCAGCAGTAACAGCAGTCGCCATGACAACTGGCTTCTTAAAGTGACAGTGAGCGAACGCGGCGCCACCGGCCTATCGGAGGACCAGCTCATCATCCTGCTGGTGCTGGCGGGGATGACGCTCGGCGTGGTGGTGATGACTGCTGTCTTTGTACTGCAGGGTCGCTGCAGGAGCTGTGGCCACACCCCTTGCTGGGTGCTGacatcatctccatcatcttcatcatcatcatcccagcagagaggagagaagagcaaCCGACGAGGGCGGCCAGACGAGCAGGAGTGTCGGATCAGCTTCCTGAACGTAGCAGaatcagagaagaagaaactgaacaGTGACGTCATATAG